The genomic stretch AGAGGTTATGTTTTGTAGCATATTCAAACGTTTGTGTAGAAGATAATTAGTTTAAATAATCTGAATCTGTTAAATATTTATTAAGATTTCGATAGAAAGGTAATCTTTGGGAGGATATAATTAATTTCGCTTTCACAAAGACCAATAGAACAAATTTAAAGGAATAAATGATGATCAAATGTTTTTTATGGTTCGTGCCCTGCCTTTTCGTGTTGGCCGGGTTTGCACAGAAAGCCAATTACAAGGAAGCCGAACGTTTTATGCGTGGGAATGCGGAAAAACTGGTAGGATCAACGAAAGTAAGTCCTCACTTTTTGAAGGAAAGCGATAAGTTTTGGTATAGTTACAAAACGGGCGATGGAACCCGTTATTATTTCGTTGACCCGAAGGCAAAGATTCACCGGGAGTTATTCGATCGGGAATTTATGACTGCCGAAATCAGCAAGTATACCCACGGACCGGTGAATTACAAAGAACTACCCGTGCGGGCATTGGCTTTTAAAGAAGATGAGAAGACATTGAAGTTCGAGGTGGATACTTTCCGTTTCGAGTATAACATTTATACCAATCAGTTGGTGAAAATAGATTCTGCCCGAAAGAAACCGGATACAACTCCCAAGAAATCGAACGGGCTGGAGGGGACGTATTCTCCGGATAGTACTTATATCGTTTACGCTAAAAGTCATAACTTGTATATGCTTTCCGTGAAAGATTCCGTGGAAACCCAGATCACTACGGATGGTGAATTAAAATACTCTTATGCCTACGGTGATACGGACACCACGAGTAAACGGGTGTCTGCCCGAGTGACTTGGTTCGAGAATTCGGAACGTTTTTACGTGCGTCGCTCGGACCGGAGGAAGATTAAAACACTTTATGTGGTTAATAATTTGAGTTCCCGTCCGACGTTGAACGAGTATGAATACGTGATGGCCGGGGATCAGGAGGTACAACACGAGGAGTTATTCTTGGTGGATACGACTGATAAGAAATTGATTAAAGTGTCGGTTGAGAAATGGCCGGATCAGACATTGAGATTGTTTACCCCGGGAAAAAAGGTCAACAGTCTTTATTTCCTGCGCAAAAAAAGAACTTGTGACGAGATCGATTTTTGTAAGGTAGATTTGAAAACAGGGGAGGTGAAGGTGTTGATTAACGAGATTAGTAAACCTTATTTCAATAATGATTTCTTCCATCTTTCCTTGTTGAACGAAGGGAAAGATATTATCTGGTGGTCGGAGAGAACGGGACACGGGCATTTCTATCATTACGATGGCGAGGGAAATCTGAAGAACGCGATTACTTCCGGGAACTGGACGGCCGGGAAGATGGTTAAGATTGATACCGTGGGACGTACCATTTATTTCGGGGCTTACGGGCAGGAGAAGGGAGCGTGTCCCTACTATGCCCGGGTGAATAAAGCCCGGATTGACGGGAATGGTCAAGTGGAGGTGCTGACTCCCGAACAGGCCACTCATGAGGCTTATTTTTCGAAGTCGGGACGTTATTTCGTGGATAATTATTCCCGGGCGGATTTGGAACCCCGGAGCGTGTTGCGGGATAACAAGGGGAAAGTGATCATGGAACTGGCGTCACCCGATCTGACCCGGCTTTACGAGACCGGGTGGAAGATGCCGGAGCCTTTCACGGTGAAGGCTGCCGATGGGCATACGGATTTGTACGGTTTTATGTGGAAACCTTTTGACTTCGATTCAACCCGGCGTTACCCGATTATTTCGTATGTTTATCCCGGACCGCAAACTGAGGCGATTCCGTTGGAGTTTTCCGTGACGGCAGCTTATAATGTCGGGTTGGCACAAATCGGTTTCGTGGTGGTAACTTTCGGTCACCGGGGAGGTAGTCCGATGCGTGATAAGTGGTATCACACGTTCGGGTATAATAATTTGAGGGATTACCCGTTGGCGGATGATAAATGCGGTATCGAGCAGTTGGCTGATCGTTTTTCTTTTATCGATAAATCCAAGGTGGGTATTTTCGGGCATTCCGGTGGAGGTTTCATGTCTACTGCGGCATTGTGTACTTATCCCGATTTCTACACGGCGGCTGTTTCGTCAGCGGGAAATCATGACAATAATATTTATAACCAATGGTGGGGAGAGACTCATCACGGGGTTCGGGAGGTTAAATCTTTCGAGAAGAAAACCGTGAAGGATTCCATCACGGGTAAGGATACCACGGTTTCCGTGGAGAAGATCAAGTTCGAGACGAAAATCCCGACGAATATCGAGCTGGCGAAGAATTTGAAAGGGTATTTGATGCTGGTGACGGGTGACGTGGATAATAACGTGCATCCGGCGAATACTTTGCGGATGGCAGATGCGTTGTTGAAAGCGGGAAAGAATTTTGACTTGGTGATTTTACCGGGACAAGCTCACAGTTTTATGGGCATACAACAGGCTTTCTATCAACGGAAGATGTGGTTCCACTTCGCGAAACACTTGCTGGGGGATTATTCGTCCGATCAGTTCCGGGAGATTGATGCTTATATGCGGTTGTGAGGTAAATGCTAACGCCTTGATTTTATTACATAGGTTATAGGATTAGAAATAATTCCCGAAGAGGGAGAGTTACCCAGCTCTCCCTCTGTTTATAGATGGAATACTCGAAGGGGGGGGTAAATAAGTTGATTACATTGAAATAAACTCCTCCGTCACTTCGTGCTATATTATCCTGTTGGCTATCCTTTGTCTATTGATAGGCTATGACAAGAATACTGCATCTTCACTGCAGGAACATAGCAAGAACAATCTCTTATGTATTTGCTGTGTTCCTGTCTTGTTATTGTTTGGTACTTGTCATAGTCTATCCCTAGTTTACCCGTGGTGTATTGTCCTGAAAAAAGTTTACAGTAAACTTAGTAAACCAATGTCAGAATTAAATTTACCCTCTGTTCGTCGTCGTTATTACCCTGTCAAGACGAAATTATCAGCGGTACGAGATCGAGTAATCAATGAAATGGGTTACGCGGAAGTTCTATCCAAGTACGAGGTCAAACCCTCGACTTTTCACGTTTGGCTCCACAAGTATAAATCTCGAGTTTTATCGGAAGAACAACACAAACGCTTATCTTGGCGTAATTACAAAATGTTATACCCGATGACCGACCAAGAACGCGCCGAGCTGGAGACTTTACGGCAGGAAGTAGAGAAACAGAAAATACTCGTGGAAGCTTACGAGTTAATGCTAGAGTTAGCCAGGGAACGCCTGCACGTTGATGTAAAAAAAAACTACGAGGAGATGCTATTAGCGGGATTGTCGAGAGACAGAAAGAACGGGGAGGTAAAGCCGTGACGGAACACCTTTGCAATTCCCTTGGCTACAGCAAGCAGGCTTATTACAAGAGCCTCCGGGCCGATCGTGGAGGCGAGGAACGCGAGCGTTACGTTCTTTCCATCGTCCAGGATATTCGCCGTGACATGCCTAACCTCGGGGTTAATAAATTGTGGAACATGCTGGGGTCTAACGGTCTGCCCGTCGGTCGGGATTGGCTTTATCGTTTGCTTCACCTTCACGATTTAATGATAAAACAGAAGAAGTACCGGGTGATCACGACGGATTCCCGGGCGTGGCATCGCCAGTTCCCGAACCTGGTGAAAGGGTTTCGAGTTACCCGGCCCAACCAGGTATGGGTCAGCGACATCACGTACCTGTCAACGAGTGCCGGTTTCGTGTACCTCTCGCTGGTAACCGACGCTTATTCCCGGCGGATCACGGGCTGGGAAGTTCACCCGACACTGGACTCGTCCGGTCCCGTGAAGGCCTTGTGCCGGGCGTTGGCGACGCTGCCTTCCAACTTTAGCGACAAGCTTGTTCATCACTCGGATCGGGGTGGGCAATACTGCTCCTCGCTGTACACCGGGATTTTGAAAGAACACGGTATTCAAGTGAGCGTGACACAAGATGGCTCTCCTTACGATAACGGTATCGCCGAGAGAGTGAACTGGATTTTGAAACGGGAATGGTTAAACGATATGGTCTTGAGAGATATCGACCAGGCGAGAATGCAAGTGGAGAGAATTATCGGGATATACAACACGAGAAGACCACACATGGCTATCGGGTTGAAAGTTCCTGACCAGGCACACCGCGATAAAAAAGAGTTATTCGCCAGGGTCATGTATTGACGCCAAGTTTTCTTGGCATCCGGGGAATTCCCCGGATGCCAAGAAAAAAGTAAAACTATTACAGGAATTACATTTTTTTGAAGTAAACTTGTAACAGAAAAGAGAATAGAAAATGTTTTTTACAATTTATTGAATGTCAAATCTAGTAAACCAATTTTAGGAAACTACATGGAGCAATCAGGGACGAGCGTCGAGATTGATGTTTGCACGAAGATGCTGTAATAAAAATAGGAAGGGGGAAAATGGATACCCCCTTCCCGCACGAAGTCTTTTCACTGGTTGCAATTGTGAAATGTAAGTCCGGACTTCGTGTTGGTCTGAACCAAGTCAACGATGAAAATTTTAAATTGTCTTATCTGATGTTGGGGTAAAAAGCAACAGAAAAAATAGCCGGATCAATGCAAGTTCCGGCTATTCCTGTTCCTATATCCCGGTCAATGAAAAATCCGGACCGAGCAAGTCAATCCAGAGTATGGCATAACGGCTCGGGATTGACTTAATTCATGGAAGTAGCGATCTGTCAACATGAAAAAAGCAACCCCACGCCACTATAAGTATAATTCTGAAAAGAATATACGTGTAACAAACGTGAGTGTTGCAACGATACAAGGTATGATTATTTTTGATTTATTACAAGTTATTGTGTCAATTTTTAGTTGTTTATTGTCGTATATAGATGTTGTTTTAGAGAGTTCGGTTGCTTTTTAATATTAGTTTAGTAGACGATATAATAGAAAAATAAATGCAGATAGGGGGTATATGGATCAAATACGGTAACAATAAAGACGAGTTCGACTTGGCTTTATCTTGTCTGTAAATCGTCTTTGTCTCAGCTTTAATTACTTAACAGGGAATTATTACGGTAGTTTATGAGTTTGAAATTGAATACTAAGTTGATGTTGGTTTTATGCAAGTGTTCTTTAGTCTAATCCCTTGTATTCCATTCGATATAGGTCAAATCCTTTCGCCCAATAATCCTCTTTCACTTCATTCAATTCAAATCCCTGTTTTTCGTAAAATTTGTAGGCTAATTGGGACGTTCTGACGGTTATTTTTTGAATACTATCGATTACTTTTATCTTTTCTATTCGGTATTTTAGTAACTGTGAGCCGAGAGATTTTCCTTGATATTGCGGGTGTAAAATATCCCAACTGATTTTTCCTGTTGTTTTATTGTCTTCAAAATTTATCCCACCACAACCTACGATTTGCCCATCAAAGAGCAAGACGTAATAAAGTTCCCTTTCGTGATCTAGGTAATAATTCAAGTCGGTTTCTTCGGTCGGGGCGAAGTATTTAGGTATGTTTAGCCTGATCAGGTTGATAACGGCATCTTTGTCTGTTGGTTCGTATTCCCGGATCGTAATCGAATGGTTCATCTTGTCTTTCTAAAGTTTTCAATAACGGTTCACCTCACAAAGATAGCGAATGTTTGAAAGAGGTTCAAAAATCGGGACATACTTGTCAAAAAGATATGCCCCAATTTTGTGTACTACGATTATTTAATGTACCTTATTCTTTCACCACGATGGTAAAAATGTCTTCGAGAATGTCTGAGTAGTCCTCGTTTTCCACCTGTAAGCTGATTTGATAAGTTCCTGCTGGGATGTTGTTGTAAACAGGAATATCAAAAGCACCGTTTCCCCGGACTGTAACCTCTTTCAGAAAAGCTACTTTGTCGCCATCGGTTGTTGTTACCTGCCGGATCGTGATGTAGATGGGTTGAGTTCCTTCCACTCCCTCGATGGGGGGAGAGACCACGTGTAGGGGGTCATTCGCATCTTGGGATTTCGTGACTTCCAGTACATTCGGATTATATTGAGCAGCCTCTGTTTCCAAATATCCTACTTTTACATCGTGGCAGGAAAATAGGGCAAGGCAGATAATGATAGATAATATGTATTTCATGTTCTTGTCGATTTAAAGTTTTTCAATTTTTTCAAGTTCTGTTTTGGGGACAAGGTCTCCTAACGTGTAATTGTAATTCAAAGAATGGACGACACCGGTCAGCGTTTCAATGTCCGGGGAGGCTAATGGTATTTGGGTGTCGGCATTCTTCGAGAATAGGTACAGGGTAACGGCTCCCGCATCGGCAACACCCCCGTATTCCGATTTCTCCCGGTAACCCAGTAGAATTACACCGCCTGCCGTAGTCATTTCTGTGGCACCGACAATTTTCCCGGTAACATCCGGAATTCGGAAATTCATTTCGTCTTTCATGATCCGTTTCTTCACAACGTGCATGAGGATAATTTGT from Butyricimonas virosa encodes the following:
- a CDS encoding S9 family peptidase → MMIKCFLWFVPCLFVLAGFAQKANYKEAERFMRGNAEKLVGSTKVSPHFLKESDKFWYSYKTGDGTRYYFVDPKAKIHRELFDREFMTAEISKYTHGPVNYKELPVRALAFKEDEKTLKFEVDTFRFEYNIYTNQLVKIDSARKKPDTTPKKSNGLEGTYSPDSTYIVYAKSHNLYMLSVKDSVETQITTDGELKYSYAYGDTDTTSKRVSARVTWFENSERFYVRRSDRRKIKTLYVVNNLSSRPTLNEYEYVMAGDQEVQHEELFLVDTTDKKLIKVSVEKWPDQTLRLFTPGKKVNSLYFLRKKRTCDEIDFCKVDLKTGEVKVLINEISKPYFNNDFFHLSLLNEGKDIIWWSERTGHGHFYHYDGEGNLKNAITSGNWTAGKMVKIDTVGRTIYFGAYGQEKGACPYYARVNKARIDGNGQVEVLTPEQATHEAYFSKSGRYFVDNYSRADLEPRSVLRDNKGKVIMELASPDLTRLYETGWKMPEPFTVKAADGHTDLYGFMWKPFDFDSTRRYPIISYVYPGPQTEAIPLEFSVTAAYNVGLAQIGFVVVTFGHRGGSPMRDKWYHTFGYNNLRDYPLADDKCGIEQLADRFSFIDKSKVGIFGHSGGGFMSTAALCTYPDFYTAAVSSAGNHDNNIYNQWWGETHHGVREVKSFEKKTVKDSITGKDTTVSVEKIKFETKIPTNIELAKNLKGYLMLVTGDVDNNVHPANTLRMADALLKAGKNFDLVILPGQAHSFMGIQQAFYQRKMWFHFAKHLLGDYSSDQFREIDAYMRL
- a CDS encoding IS3 family transposase, producing MTEHLCNSLGYSKQAYYKSLRADRGGEERERYVLSIVQDIRRDMPNLGVNKLWNMLGSNGLPVGRDWLYRLLHLHDLMIKQKKYRVITTDSRAWHRQFPNLVKGFRVTRPNQVWVSDITYLSTSAGFVYLSLVTDAYSRRITGWEVHPTLDSSGPVKALCRALATLPSNFSDKLVHHSDRGGQYCSSLYTGILKEHGIQVSVTQDGSPYDNGIAERVNWILKREWLNDMVLRDIDQARMQVERIIGIYNTRRPHMAIGLKVPDQAHRDKKELFARVMY
- a CDS encoding GNAT family N-acetyltransferase, with translation MNHSITIREYEPTDKDAVINLIRLNIPKYFAPTEETDLNYYLDHERELYYVLLFDGQIVGCGGINFEDNKTTGKISWDILHPQYQGKSLGSQLLKYRIEKIKVIDSIQKITVRTSQLAYKFYEKQGFELNEVKEDYWAKGFDLYRMEYKGLD